Proteins co-encoded in one Halococcoides cellulosivorans genomic window:
- the leuD gene encoding 3-isopropylmalate dehydratase small subunit: MSDVEIPEVRAVAGTGVAIRGNDIDTDQIIPARFMKVVTFDGLGQFAFFDVRYDDEDNQKAHPMNEDQFSEANIMVVNDNFGCGSSREHAPQALMRWGIDAFIGESFAEIFAGNCLALGMPTVTADSETIAELQDWVEANPDGDIDIDVESETVTYGDQTVEVEVDDAQRQALVEGIWDTTALMSANGGEIDATADSLPYVESGD; encoded by the coding sequence ATGAGCGACGTCGAGATTCCCGAAGTCCGCGCAGTCGCGGGCACGGGCGTGGCGATCCGCGGGAACGACATCGACACCGACCAGATCATCCCCGCGCGGTTCATGAAGGTCGTCACCTTCGACGGCCTGGGCCAGTTCGCCTTCTTCGACGTCCGCTACGACGACGAAGACAATCAGAAAGCCCACCCGATGAACGAGGACCAGTTCAGCGAGGCGAATATCATGGTCGTCAACGACAACTTCGGCTGTGGCTCCTCGCGTGAACACGCCCCGCAGGCGCTGATGCGCTGGGGGATCGACGCGTTCATCGGCGAGTCGTTCGCGGAGATCTTCGCGGGCAACTGTCTCGCACTCGGCATGCCGACCGTCACAGCCGACAGCGAGACGATCGCCGAGCTACAGGACTGGGTCGAAGCCAATCCCGACGGCGACATCGACATCGACGTCGAGAGCGAGACCGTCACCTACGGCGATCAGACCGTCGAGGTCGAGGTCGACGACGCCCAGCGCCAGGCCTTAGTCGAGGGGATCTGGGACACGACGGCGCTGATGAGTGCGAACGGAGGCGAAATCGACGCGACCGCCGACTCGCTGCCGTACGTCGAATCGGGAGACTGA
- a CDS encoding cation:proton antiporter: MMAPLLEVGIALTAIALAGALASRIGLSVIPAYIVVGVLVGPNPPTELFGVSLTLVAYGEFVEVVAELGVVFLLFFLGLEFSVGQLLADRERVLTIGAVDAVINGGLGLALGFLFGYSVIETLFLAGIVYISSSAVITKSLIDTGWVANPESRPILGTLVFEDIAIAVYLAVLAAVALGSGTPVEAAIDVGRAFAVLGVLGAVAWYGPSLVTRLFSTDSDELFVLRVIGVTTLIAGVALATGLSEAVAAFFVGMAFSETDLTDRIESVVGPAKDLFAAVFFFVIGVQTDVTLFAGVAGLLAVAVLVTTAGKLASGTLSGQVYGLSRTRSIRVGLGMVPRGEFSLVIAALATTVGTGALAAEIPAFAVGYVLVMSTLGTILIQESAWITDRVGT, encoded by the coding sequence CTGATGGCGCCACTGCTCGAAGTGGGCATCGCGCTCACTGCGATCGCACTCGCCGGCGCGCTCGCCTCCCGGATCGGTCTCTCGGTGATCCCCGCGTACATCGTCGTCGGCGTGCTCGTCGGGCCGAACCCGCCGACCGAGCTGTTCGGCGTGTCACTCACGCTGGTCGCGTACGGCGAGTTCGTCGAGGTCGTTGCCGAACTCGGTGTGGTCTTCTTGCTGTTCTTTCTCGGATTGGAGTTCAGCGTCGGCCAACTCCTCGCTGATCGCGAGCGCGTCCTCACGATCGGTGCGGTCGACGCCGTGATCAACGGCGGACTGGGCCTCGCGCTCGGCTTCCTCTTTGGGTACAGCGTGATCGAGACGCTGTTTCTCGCGGGGATCGTCTACATATCGTCGAGTGCGGTCATCACGAAGTCGCTGATCGACACCGGGTGGGTCGCCAACCCCGAGAGCCGGCCAATCCTGGGCACGCTCGTCTTCGAGGACATCGCGATCGCGGTGTATCTCGCGGTGCTCGCGGCGGTCGCGCTCGGATCGGGCACGCCCGTCGAGGCGGCGATCGACGTGGGCCGGGCCTTCGCCGTGCTGGGCGTGCTCGGAGCGGTCGCGTGGTACGGCCCGTCGCTCGTGACTCGACTGTTCAGCACCGACAGCGACGAACTGTTCGTCCTCCGGGTGATCGGCGTGACGACGCTGATCGCCGGCGTCGCGCTCGCGACGGGGCTGAGCGAGGCGGTCGCCGCCTTCTTCGTCGGGATGGCGTTCAGCGAGACCGATCTCACCGATCGCATCGAGTCGGTCGTCGGGCCCGCCAAAGACCTGTTCGCGGCCGTCTTTTTCTTCGTGATCGGCGTCCAGACCGACGTCACGCTGTTCGCGGGCGTCGCCGGCCTCCTGGCGGTGGCGGTCCTGGTCACGACCGCGGGCAAACTCGCCAGCGGCACGCTCTCGGGGCAGGTCTACGGGCTCTCGCGAACACGGTCGATTCGCGTGGGACTCGGCATGGTGCCTCGCGGGGAGTTCTCCCTGGTGATCGCCGCGCTCGCGACGACGGTCGGGACCGGCGCGCTCGCCGCGGAGATTCCCGCCTTTGCCGTGGGCTACGTCCTCGTGATGAGTACGCTCGGGACGATCCTCATCCAAGAGTCGGCGTGGATCACCGATCGAGTGGGGACCTGA
- a CDS encoding cation:proton antiporter regulatory subunit — protein sequence MAVYETEVPGVGHKFELDLDRDRRVIVLIHHDGTRELYLRPDADSDSEKLFSLDDQRARQLGSILEGAHFQPIEAGDVEVPLGDGLIEWTEITADSPLVGQTLATTDIRERTGASVIAIQRDEQSIPNPGPETTVEAGDLLVTLGTRDEQHAVDEITDSN from the coding sequence ATGGCCGTCTACGAGACCGAGGTGCCCGGCGTCGGTCACAAGTTCGAACTCGACCTCGACCGCGACCGACGAGTGATCGTCCTGATCCATCACGACGGCACGCGCGAACTGTATCTGCGGCCCGACGCGGACAGCGACAGCGAGAAACTGTTCAGCCTCGACGACCAGCGCGCGCGGCAACTCGGGTCGATCCTCGAAGGCGCTCACTTCCAGCCGATCGAGGCCGGCGACGTCGAGGTGCCGCTGGGCGACGGACTCATCGAGTGGACGGAAATCACGGCCGACTCGCCACTCGTCGGGCAGACGCTCGCAACGACGGACATTCGCGAGCGAACGGGGGCGTCGGTCATCGCGATCCAGCGCGACGAGCAGTCCATTCCGAATCCCGGGCCCGAGACGACCGTCGAGGCTGGCGACCTCCTCGTCACGCTGGGCACGCGGGACGAACAGCACGCCGTCGACGAGATTACGGATTCGAACTGA
- a CDS encoding formate/nitrite transporter family protein, producing the protein MPDRDSDPDDSVRDAIERSRSGAPAAGRVIRDRFSSNEIFQRIIAAADEEITADSRELFFSGLAAGFAISITFLLYVSLTASTDGHSVLSVLLYPLGFIYIIIGGYQLFTENTLPPVALTIERLASVPALLRNWVVVLAGNFLGGLGGAAALAFGGVLSSDATGVALDIAQKGIDTGPGVLFVKAAFAGLIVAGVVWVEYAARDTVSRIVVVYLAFLAIPLGNLFHVVVSFTEMMYLVFAGSVAVGTGMVEFVLPVLAGNTAGGVVLVTVVNYFQTSEERLESARFEGARRQLSWREWLFGGLAGRSYVPLVEDETEYTDEDPFRIVVPIADPDVSTGIGDLAGGLAASKASAVVELVLVVPEYDPHSRPIDTEHATTDADAAAMLADVRTAVESHGVRCDVSSAVARRPFRAVFTGPATTADLLVMKQGEDSTWASGVADRRLAELAGRLPCDVLVFRDRGFDPGRVLVPVLDTPHGTLSAEVARQLLSQFDTRVTLLHVVDGPDRRAHGEQFLNNWAIDHDLEDADRLVDDSGDLPTAFTDAAADHTLVIVGARERGLISRLLDDSLHLEVVSEIDQSVLLAERPTGGGLRTRLFGES; encoded by the coding sequence GTGCCCGACCGCGACTCCGATCCAGACGACTCCGTCCGCGACGCGATCGAGCGCTCCCGGAGCGGTGCGCCCGCGGCGGGCCGTGTCATCCGCGATCGCTTCTCGTCGAACGAGATCTTCCAGCGCATCATCGCCGCCGCCGACGAGGAGATCACCGCCGACTCCCGAGAGCTGTTTTTCAGCGGGCTCGCCGCTGGCTTCGCCATCTCGATCACCTTCCTGCTGTACGTCTCTCTGACGGCGTCGACCGACGGTCATTCGGTGTTGAGCGTCCTGCTCTACCCGCTGGGTTTCATCTACATCATCATCGGTGGGTATCAACTGTTCACCGAGAACACGCTCCCACCGGTCGCGCTGACGATCGAGCGACTGGCGAGCGTGCCCGCCCTGCTCCGCAACTGGGTCGTCGTGCTCGCGGGCAACTTCCTCGGTGGCCTCGGCGGTGCGGCCGCACTCGCGTTCGGCGGCGTGCTGTCGAGTGACGCGACTGGGGTGGCACTCGATATCGCTCAGAAGGGCATCGACACCGGCCCGGGCGTCCTGTTCGTCAAGGCGGCGTTCGCCGGCCTGATCGTCGCCGGCGTCGTCTGGGTGGAGTACGCCGCGCGCGACACCGTCTCGCGGATCGTCGTGGTCTATCTGGCCTTTCTGGCGATCCCGCTGGGCAACCTGTTCCACGTCGTCGTCTCCTTCACGGAGATGATGTATCTCGTCTTCGCGGGCAGTGTCGCCGTCGGGACGGGAATGGTCGAGTTCGTGCTCCCCGTCCTCGCGGGCAACACCGCCGGCGGCGTCGTGCTCGTCACCGTCGTGAACTACTTCCAGACCAGCGAAGAGCGCCTCGAAAGCGCCCGCTTCGAGGGCGCGCGTCGACAGCTCTCCTGGCGAGAGTGGCTGTTCGGCGGCCTGGCCGGCCGATCGTACGTCCCGCTGGTCGAAGACGAGACCGAGTACACCGACGAGGACCCCTTCCGGATCGTCGTGCCGATCGCCGATCCCGACGTCAGCACGGGCATTGGAGACCTCGCCGGTGGACTGGCCGCCTCGAAAGCGAGTGCCGTCGTCGAACTCGTCCTCGTCGTCCCCGAGTACGATCCACATTCCCGGCCGATCGACACCGAACACGCGACGACCGATGCCGACGCCGCGGCGATGCTCGCAGACGTCCGCACCGCCGTCGAGAGCCACGGTGTCCGGTGTGACGTCTCGTCGGCCGTCGCACGGCGGCCGTTCCGCGCGGTGTTCACGGGGCCCGCGACCACTGCCGACCTCCTGGTGATGAAACAGGGCGAAGACTCGACGTGGGCCTCGGGCGTCGCAGACCGTCGCCTCGCGGAACTCGCCGGGCGACTCCCCTGTGACGTGCTGGTCTTCCGCGACCGTGGGTTCGACCCGGGCCGCGTGCTCGTTCCGGTGCTCGACACGCCCCACGGCACCCTGAGTGCCGAGGTCGCTCGACAGCTGCTGAGCCAGTTCGACACTCGCGTCACGCTGTTACACGTCGTGGACGGCCCCGACCGACGGGCCCACGGCGAGCAGTTCCTCAACAACTGGGCGATCGATCACGACCTCGAAGACGCCGATCGGCTGGTCGACGACAGCGGCGACCTCCCGACGGCGTTTACCGACGCCGCCGCCGATCATACGCTCGTGATCGTCGGGGCTCGCGAGCGTGGCCTGATCTCGCGGTTGCTCGACGACTCGTTGCACCTCGAAGTCGTCTCGGAGATCGATCAGTCGGTCCTGCTCGCCGAACGCCCCACGGGCGGTGGGCTTCGGACCCGGCTGTTCGGCGAGTCCTGA